The segment GGGAAAATTACGCCGATATTTTTCCGGTTGGAATTTTTTAATGCCATTTTTGATTGCGGCGGGATTTTTCAAATCTCTTCGGTTGATTTTAAAATTCAAGCCGCAGATGATTTTGTCGGCCGGCGGGTTTGTTGCCGTACCTGTTATTTGGGCCGGCTGGGTTTTGCGCGTGCCGAGTTTAGTTCATCAGCAAGATGTTCGGCCAGGTTTGGCAAATAAACTGACGGCGCGATTTGCAAAAATTATTACTGTAACATTTTCGGAATCTTTAAAATATTTTCCCCGCGCCATTGTGACGGGAAACCCGGTGCGTCCGGAAATTTTTTCCGGAAATAAAGATCGCGCCGCAGAAATTTTTAATTTAGAGAAAAATATTCCGGTAATTTTAATCTTAGGAGGTGGGACAGGTGCGTTTAGTTTGAATAAAATCGTCGTGGCTGCCGCGCTTCGTCTTGCCGAATTTTGTCAGGTTGTTCACATGACCGGAGGAAGAGTTGATGTGCCGCTGCAATCGAAAATAGAAACAATAAAAAGAGAAACTGCTCGCTATCATTCAGTGGAGTTTTTGATGAAAGATTATTCTGACACCCTTGCCGTAGCGGATCTCGTGATTTCCCGCGCAGGATTAGGAACATTATCTGAGCTTGCTATGCTCGGTAAACCAACAGTGCTTATCCCAATCCCTGGCAGTCACCAAGAAGATAACGCCTATTATTTTAAAAAACAAAATGCTGTTGTTATTTGGAACGAACGGAATATTACGCCGGAAAATTTTTCTGAAGCAATCCGCGAACTGTTAAACAATAAAGTAGAATTAGAAAGCTTGGGCAGAAATATTAAAAAGATAATGCCAATTGATGCGGCAAAGAAGATGGCTGACGAAATTTTAAGATAAAAAGTATTACTTTTTGTTATCCACGCTCGTTCGGAAATGAAATTAAAATTTCATTTCTCTCACTCGCTTGATAATAAAAAAACAAGGACAGAATTTTGTGAAACCTTTCCTCCCGGAGGGTTTTTCTGTCCTTGAGGTTCTTCTAGCGCTTGACGGCGACCACGCGGTTGCGGCCCCCACGCTTCGCGCGGTACATCATCATGTCGGCTGCGTGGATCAGGGGAGCCGAGAGTTCGGGGCGATACCATTCAGCCACGCCGATGCTGATTGTGACAGGGATCTCGTGTTCAGCGCAGTCGAAGGGTTTGTCGGCTACCGCCTTGCGTAGCCGTTCTGCCGCGATCGCGGCTTGTTCCAGAGTGTTGTTGCGGAGAACTCCGAGAAATTCTTCGCCGCCGTGCCTGCCGATGACATCGTAGTCTCGCAGGGTTTCGCGGAAACGTTTCGCCAGTTCGACGAGGACGGCGTCCCCGACTTCGTGGCCGAGTTCGTCGTTGACGGCCTTGAAGTGGTCAACGTCGACAAAGAGAACCGAGAGAGGCGTGCCGTAGCGCCGGGCGTAAGCTACTTCTGCTTCGACGGTTTCGTCGATGCGGTAGCGGTTGGGCAGGCCGGTCAGAGGGTCGGTCCCGACCATCTCTTGAAGGTCGGTATTTTTGGACCGAAGTGTTTCGTTCTCATCAAAGAGTCTTCCGTTTTCTGCCCGAAGACTCCGGATCAACGCCTCGTCCTCCGCGAGTGCTTCGTATGCCGCTGCAAGAGCGATCCACAGCTGCCGCGGCTTGAGTTTCCCGAATTGGTCAAAAACCCACTCAAGATTCATGATTACCTCCCTCTGCTGTTATCTATCGCAACTTTTTATTTTAGGATAAAGTATTGGTTTTGTCAAGATAAAATAAAACCTCTCAATCTAAGGTTTTATTGAATTTAAGGAAATAAAAAATGACCCGGCTGGGGCTCGAACCCAGGACCCTCTGCTTAAAAGGCAGATGCTCTACCAGCTGAGCTACCGGGTCATAATAAAATTTTAAAAAAAGAACGAGAAAGTCGTTAATAGCCGTTTTAGTCTTAATTTGATATAATAATACCAAGACATTTTATTTTTGGCAATAGTTTTATGAAAATTGCCATGATTGGCCAAA is part of the Patescibacteria group bacterium genome and harbors:
- a CDS encoding GGDEF domain-containing protein gives rise to the protein MNLEWVFDQFGKLKPRQLWIALAAAYEALAEDEALIRSLRAENGRLFDENETLRSKNTDLQEMVGTDPLTGLPNRYRIDETVEAEVAYARRYGTPLSVLFVDVDHFKAVNDELGHEVGDAVLVELAKRFRETLRDYDVIGRHGGEEFLGVLRNNTLEQAAIAAERLRKAVADKPFDCAEHEIPVTISIGVAEWYRPELSAPLIHAADMMMYRAKRGGRNRVVAVKR
- the murG gene encoding undecaprenyldiphospho-muramoylpentapeptide beta-N-acetylglucosaminyltransferase; its protein translation is MKIILAGGGTMGSVTPLLAVAEELQKRTPDAEFLWIGTKNGPEKKVVEVYNIKFISVPAGKLRRYFSGWNFLMPFLIAAGFFKSLRLILKFKPQMILSAGGFVAVPVIWAGWVLRVPSLVHQQDVRPGLANKLTARFAKIITVTFSESLKYFPRAIVTGNPVRPEIFSGNKDRAAEIFNLEKNIPVILILGGGTGAFSLNKIVVAAALRLAEFCQVVHMTGGRVDVPLQSKIETIKRETARYHSVEFLMKDYSDTLAVADLVISRAGLGTLSELAMLGKPTVLIPIPGSHQEDNAYYFKKQNAVVIWNERNITPENFSEAIRELLNNKVELESLGRNIKKIMPIDAAKKMADEILR